In the genome of Neodiprion pinetum isolate iyNeoPine1 chromosome 2, iyNeoPine1.2, whole genome shotgun sequence, one region contains:
- the side-III gene encoding protein turtle homolog A, with protein MAVGVLLVTVVNLIIGGYLLTIIGHANATGNWDTDDDPVSTLEVTAVLGRTAELPCDIEPSTREDRVYMVLWFRDSSVKPIYRYDVRGRGFSTALYWSDGNAFGPRARFVTFSKPAKLLLEAVQLDDEGIYRCRVDFRNSPTRNFQVNLTVIVPPHQLLIYDGSGVKVDHIVGPFQVGLEFGLSCEVRGGKPAPNITWYVNGVEGGGQLEETGLNIIVSKLTVPKLRREHLNTTYKCRASNTELIPPLETTVLLDVYLKPLSVKIVSKPDVLEAESEYSLTCEVVGSHPRAQIAWFDGTVGFRKGKFREIGNATVVLNTVTFTPSPEDDGKTLKCRGENPVLPGAFLEDTFQLNVVFAPRVFLQLGSTLNAENIKEGDDVYFECQVRANPELSKITWQHNGLMLLQNFSAGVIMSTKSLVLQSIGRDNAGNYTCVATNERGETTSPSVLLRIQFAPVCKAKEVTIIGASLEESVKVRCQVIADPAEIDFTWEFNNSGENLDVAPVTFDGDNGTTSELMYTPISERDYGALTCWGKNAIGKQESPCVYQVIPAVKPGPLNNCTVKASLNRSSEILEVDCVPGYDGGLRQEFRLEAYEVLSDHLRVNISSVTPDVPIFRINVADLLPATQFYLVMYAVNAKGRSEICLLDDITLRDSEKHADSGINVIALILLLTGCLMALGIATLSVILMMYRRRGATSPVHIEPYMKQPIITPPDSKNNSMFDITNGDTYFVEYTLKQVTDYALNIQPDIIQSPQEQGKLNREPQLFLPVRPDKLFSPCDIHKQSLQTNGYTLNPFSTKSWEPISFKADRNLMKEIIIANSIPGPESCV; from the exons ATGGCAGTTGGAGTATTGCTGGTGACAGTAGTCAACCTAATTATCGGTGGTTATTTGCTCACAATTATCGGCCATGCGAACGCTACTGGTAATTGGGATACGGACGACGATCCAG TTTCAACGTTAGAAGTAACAGCGGTGCTTGGTCGAACCGCGGAATTACCTTGTGACATTGAACCATCCACTCGAGAAGATCGTGTGTACATGGTGCTGTGGTTTCGTGACTCCTCAGTAAAGCCCATTTACAG GTACGATGTTCGAGGTAGGGGTTTTAGTACGGCGCTTTATTGGTCGGATGGTAATGCTTTCGGGCCGCGAGCACGCTTCGTCACATTCTCGAAGCCAGCCAAACTCTTGCTCGAAGCCGTTCAGCTGGACGACGAAGGGATATACAGATGTAGGGTGGATTTCAGAAATTCACCGActagaaattttcaagttaATCTAACGGTAATAG TGCCGCCTCATCAGCTCCTGATTTACGATGGATCTGGCGTCAAGGTGGATCACATCGTTGGACCTTTTCAAGTAGGCCTTGAATTTGGTCTATCCTGTGAGGTTCGCGGAG GAAAACCGGCACCGAACATCACGTGGTACGTCAATGGGGTTGAAGGTGGCGGTCAGTTGGAGGAAACCGGCCTAAATATTATCGTTAGCAAGTTAACGGTGCCTAAATTGCGGAGAGAGCATCTGAACACAACGTACAAGTGCAGAGCCTCTAATACCGAGCTGATACCACCGCTGGAAACGACTGTCCTCTTGGACGTTTATT TGAAACCGTTATCGGTGAAGATAGTATCCAAGCCCGATGTTTTGGAGGCGGAAAGCGAGTACTCCCTAACTTGTGAAGTTGTTGGCTCGCATCCTCGTGCTCAGATCGCTTGGTTCGACGGAACCGTGGGGTTCCGAAAAGGAAAG TTCCGAGAGATCGGTAATGCCACCGTCGTTCTGAACACTGTGACGTTCACACCTTCTCCCGAGGATGATGGGAAAACGCTCAAATGTCGTGGAGAGAATCCAGTCTTGCCGGGTGCTTTCTTGGAAGACACGTTTCAGCTGAATGTCGTAT TCGCGCCTAGAGTGTTTCTACAACTTGGAAGTACGCTGAATGCGGAGAATATAAAAGAAGGCGATGACGTCTATTTTGAATGTCAAGTTCGGGCGAATCCGGAGCTGAGCAAAATTACATGGCAGCACAAC GGATTAATGCTGCTCCAGAATTTCTCAGCCGGAGTTATAATGAGTACGAAAAGTCTGGTTCTTCAGAGCATTGGCAGGGATAATGCCGGAAACTATACCTGCGTTGCGACTAACGAACGTGGAGAAACGACTAGTCCCAGTGTGTTACTCAGAATCCAAT TTGCCCCGGTTTGCAAAGCGAAAGAGGTCACTATCATTGGTGCGTCTCTTGAAGAATCCGTGAAAGTACGTTGCCAGGTAATTGCGGACCCCGCCGAGATTGATTTCACCTGGGAGTTTAATAATAGTGGGGAAAATTTGGACGTTGCTCCCGTGACGTTTGACGGAGATAACGGAACTACGAGCGAGTTGATGTACACTCCGATATCCGAACGTGATTACGGGGCTCTAACTTGCTGGGGTAAAAATGCAATTGGCAAACAGGAGTCGCCATGCGTTTATCAAGTTATTCCAGCCG TAAAACCCGGACCCTTGAATAATTGCACGGTCAAAGCGTCGCTGAACAGAAGTTCTGAAATACTCGAGGTCGACTGTGTACCGGGATACGACGGAGGTTTACGCCAAGAATTCAGACTGGAAGCATACGAAGTCCTCTCCGATCATCTGCGTGTGAACATATCAAGCGTGACCCCGGATGTTCCTATATTCAGGATAAACGTCGCGGATCTTCTTCCCGCCACTCAGTTTTACCTTGTCATGTACGCAGTGAATGCGAAAGGACGAAGCGAAATCTGTCTTCTCGACGACATTACGCTTCGGGATTCCGAAAAGCACGCAG ACAGCGGCATTAACGTCATTGCGCTCATTTTGCTGTTGACTGGATGTTTAATGGCCCTCGGAATTGCAACACTTTCTGTAATATTAATGATGTACCGACGGCGTGGGGCCACATCCCCGGTCCACATCGAGCCGTACATGAAACAGCCTATAATCACACCTCCGGATTCCAAGAATAATTCCATGTTTGATATCACAAACGGCGACACGTATTTCGTCGAGTACACGCTCAAGCAGGTCACCGACTATGCTCTCAACATTCAACCAGATATTATACAATCTCCGCAAG AACAAGGGAAACTGAACCGTGAACCACAACTTTTTTTACCCGTACGTCCGGACAAATTGTTTTCACCGTGTGATATTCACAAACAGAGTCTCCAGACCAACGGTTATACc TTGAACCCGTTTTCCACAAAGTCGTGGGAACCCATCAGCTTCAAGGCTGACCGAAACCTCATGAAGGAGATTATCATCGCGAATTCCATACCAGGTCCTGAGAGTTGTGTataa
- the LOC124213036 gene encoding neural cell adhesion molecule 2 isoform X2, protein MTGTRYYSYYGIAKISEHLCIVPPHKIEILDSAGILRNSVVGPYSEGETLQLFCDVYGGKPSPSVLWYRNDVMKSNQSVKLHHDTIRSEIKIPNLGRDDVRSEITCVATNNNKSIPLTASVHVDMNFGPLDVKIVAANQPLSAGRRYDLLCKTSGSRPPATVTWWRNGQRLEGSKETTSNDGNTTTSILSFVATKADAGKHLSCRAENLVIGSGSMEDGWTLEIRYVPETQIQLGTSLNPGAIREGTDVYFDCLIKAEPAVYKVEWRHQGKALHHNIGSGIIISNQSLVLQGVDRKSAGNYTCVAYNSEGDGESNPFYLNVMFAPTCKPNQTRVHGVAKQEKANISCQVDANPPEVQFRWTFNNSAESIDVAAGHIARAGTLSIVSYTPMTELDYGTLLCWATNRVGSQRVPCVYHIIAAGRPDMVHNCTTSNTSTNSFSVRCAEGFNGGLQQSFLLEVRESNSQDLRANLSSVVPRFSVTDLESGVLYQACIYAYNDKGRSEAMVVQAGTLRLPEKQLTSESDRPHQHIKLTPMLSVMIGVVAALVIVAIVVMVVLRIQHANVETDGKSHTEVYSKANKTVTIQRELRLRDGNSLLKDEKHSGSPFRKLDTAGEFLDNDDKNPDIIPQQINGDEPSDYLRKRRLISTIETSPSRNLMDHPAVVAISGQSNYVGYCTIRNGMPLHDLSNLSSKHKTFQPIVSEVYGTGVCTLPRQYWPNAEGVQSMTMSPPVLYAGLGMVSHPTPSTTLLPKDVESRVAAQCCLQSQQEAITNTPLVLSKRESSV, encoded by the exons ATGACGGGGACTCGGTATTACTCGTATTATGGTATCGCGAAGATCTCGGAACACCTGTGTATAG TTCCACCACATAAAATTGAGATACTGGACAGTGCTggaattttgagaaattcaGTCGTTGGACCATATTCAGAAGGGGAAACATTACAGTTATTCTGCGATGTCTATGGCG gTAAGCCTTCGCCGTCTGTTCTTTGGTATAGAAATGATGTGATGAAAAGCAATCAATCTGTGAAATTACACCACGATACCATAAggagtgaaattaaaataccAAACTTAGGACGTGACGATGTGCGATCGGAAATAACTTGTGTAGCAACGAATAACAACAAATCTATACCTCTCACCGCATCTGTACACGTGGATATGAATT TCGGCCCATTGGATGTTAAAATAGTAGCTGCTAATCAACCGTTATCTGCTGGAAGGAGGTACGATTTACTATGTAAAACATCAGGCTCTCGACCACCCGCAACAGTTACATGGTGGCGAAATGGACAACGTCTTGAAGGGTCTAAAGAAACT ACATCTAACGACGGAAATACAACCACAAGTATATTATCATTTGTGGCAACGAAAGCAGATGCTGGCAAACATTTGTCATGCCGGGCTGAGAATTTAGTTATTGGAAGCGGATCGATGGAGGATGGATGGACATTAGAAATACGAT ATGTTCCAgagacacagattcaactaggTACCTCACTCAATCCAGGAGCTATTCGAGAAGGTACAGATGTATATTTCGATTGTTTGATTAAAGCAGAACCGGCTGTTTACAAGGTTGAGTGGCGGCATCAG GGAAAGGCTTTGCATCATAATATTGGATCAGGAATCATAATTAGCAATCAAAGCTTGGTTCTTCAAGGCGTTGATCGAAAGAGTGCTGGTAACTACACTTGCGTTGCATACAATAGCGAAGGCGATGGCGAAAGCAACCCATTTTACCTAAATGTCATGT ttgcTCCAACTTGTAAGCCGAATCAAACGAGAGTGCACGGTGTAGCAAAACAAGAGAAGGCCAACATATCCTGTCAAGTTGATGCAAATCCCCCTGAAGTACAGTTTCGTTGGACTTTCAACAATTCAGCAGAGAGCATTGATGTTGCAGCTGGACATATAGCCAGAGCTGGCACTTTGTCCATAGTTTCCTACACCCCAATGACAGAATTAGATTACGGAACGCTTCTGTGCTGGGCTACTAATCGCGTCGGAAGCCAACGAGTTCCTTGTGTCTACCACATTATTGCTGCAG GACGTCCGGACATGGTACACAACTGCACTACATCCAACACATCGACAAATTCTTTCTCTGTGCGTTGTGCAGAAGGTTTCAACGGAGGCCTACAACAATCTTTTCTACTCGAAGTGCGAGAAAGTAATAGTCAAGATTTACGCGCAAATTTGTCATCTGTTGTGCCCCGATTTAGTGTCACTGACTTGGAGTCAGGTGTACTTTATCAAGCATGCATATATGCTTACAATGACAAAGGTCGAAGTGAAGCGATGGTAGTTCAAGCTGGTACATTGAGACTTCCCGAAAAGCAATTGACATCTGAATCAG ATCGGCCACATCAACATATAAAGTTAACGCCGATGCTCAGTGTTATGATCGGAGTAGTGGCAGCGTTGGTTATTGTGGCTATTGTTGTCATGGTTGTTCTGCGCATTCAACACGCAAATGTAGAAACTGATGGAAAATCACACACGGAGGTGTACAGCAAGGCAAATAAAACAGTCACCATCCAGCGTGAATTAAGATTGCGAGATGGGAATAGTTTGTTAAAGGATGAAAAACATAGCGGGAGTCCGTTTAGAAAATTGGATACAGCAGGAGAGTTTCTTGACAACGATGACAAGAATCCAGACATCATACCTCAACAAATCAATG GTGATGAACCATCGGATTATCTGAGGAAGAGACGACTTATATCAACAATAGAAACTTCCCCGTCACGAAATTTAATGGACCATCCAGCAGTAGTAGCAATTAGTGGACAAAGTAACTATGTTGGGTATTGTACAATACGTAACGGAATGCCACTCCACGATCTTTCAAATTTGTCATCAAAGCACAAAACT TTTCAGCCAATAGTCAGCGAAGTCTATGGTACCGGTGTATGCACGCTGCCCAGACAATATTGGCCAAACGCCGAAGGTGTTCAGTCTATGACGATGAGCCCTCCAGTTCTGTATGCTGGTCTAGGAATGGTGAGTCACCCTACTCCTAGTACTACGCTTCTGCCAAAGGATGTAGAATCCCGAGTCGCTGCTCAGTGTTGTCTTCAATCACAGCAAGAAGCAATAACAAATACGCCATTGGTGTTATCTAAAAGAGAAAGTTCTGTGTGA
- the LOC124213036 gene encoding neural cell adhesion molecule 2 isoform X1 encodes MMIIQLHMYITNVLCISNSRHFRILIPLVPLWITGALCVKDIPLSQIVALVGDPTYLPCDISTSHDGDSVLLVLWYREDLGTPVYSVDARDRDFGIAERWSDDTVFSNRAYFVPEKKPAELGIDHVKEGDAGLYRCRVDFQIGQTRNSKVNLTVIVPPHKIEILDSAGILRNSVVGPYSEGETLQLFCDVYGGKPSPSVLWYRNDVMKSNQSVKLHHDTIRSEIKIPNLGRDDVRSEITCVATNNNKSIPLTASVHVDMNFGPLDVKIVAANQPLSAGRRYDLLCKTSGSRPPATVTWWRNGQRLEGSKETTSNDGNTTTSILSFVATKADAGKHLSCRAENLVIGSGSMEDGWTLEIRYVPETQIQLGTSLNPGAIREGTDVYFDCLIKAEPAVYKVEWRHQGKALHHNIGSGIIISNQSLVLQGVDRKSAGNYTCVAYNSEGDGESNPFYLNVMFAPTCKPNQTRVHGVAKQEKANISCQVDANPPEVQFRWTFNNSAESIDVAAGHIARAGTLSIVSYTPMTELDYGTLLCWATNRVGSQRVPCVYHIIAAGRPDMVHNCTTSNTSTNSFSVRCAEGFNGGLQQSFLLEVRESNSQDLRANLSSVVPRFSVTDLESGVLYQACIYAYNDKGRSEAMVVQAGTLRLPEKQLTSESDRPHQHIKLTPMLSVMIGVVAALVIVAIVVMVVLRIQHANVETDGKSHTEVYSKANKTVTIQRELRLRDGNSLLKDEKHSGSPFRKLDTAGEFLDNDDKNPDIIPQQINGDEPSDYLRKRRLISTIETSPSRNLMDHPAVVAISGQSNYVGYCTIRNGMPLHDLSNLSSKHKTFQPIVSEVYGTGVCTLPRQYWPNAEGVQSMTMSPPVLYAGLGMVSHPTPSTTLLPKDVESRVAAQCCLQSQQEAITNTPLVLSKRESSV; translated from the exons ATGATGATCATCCAACTTCATATGTACATTACAAATGTACTGTGCATCTCGAACAGTAGACATTTCAGGATACTAATTCCGCTTGTTCCGCTATGGATTACTGGTGCCCTGTGCGTCAAAGACA TACCGCTGTCTCAAATCGTGGCACTCGTCGGAGACCCAACGTATTTACCCTGCGATATATCAACATCCCATGACGGGGACTCGGTATTACTCGTATTATGGTATCGCGAAGATCTCGGAACACCTGTGTATAG CGTTGATGCTAGAGATCGTGATTTTGGTATAGCTGAAAGATGGTCCGACGATACGGTATTTTCAAATCGGGCCTATTTTGTACCGGAAAAAAAACCAGCGGAACTTGGAATCGATCACGTAAAAGAGGGAGATGCTGGTCTTTATAGATGCCGAGTCGATTTCCAAATTGGTCAGACTCGAAATTCTAAAGTCAATCTTACGGTTATAG TTCCACCACATAAAATTGAGATACTGGACAGTGCTggaattttgagaaattcaGTCGTTGGACCATATTCAGAAGGGGAAACATTACAGTTATTCTGCGATGTCTATGGCG gTAAGCCTTCGCCGTCTGTTCTTTGGTATAGAAATGATGTGATGAAAAGCAATCAATCTGTGAAATTACACCACGATACCATAAggagtgaaattaaaataccAAACTTAGGACGTGACGATGTGCGATCGGAAATAACTTGTGTAGCAACGAATAACAACAAATCTATACCTCTCACCGCATCTGTACACGTGGATATGAATT TCGGCCCATTGGATGTTAAAATAGTAGCTGCTAATCAACCGTTATCTGCTGGAAGGAGGTACGATTTACTATGTAAAACATCAGGCTCTCGACCACCCGCAACAGTTACATGGTGGCGAAATGGACAACGTCTTGAAGGGTCTAAAGAAACT ACATCTAACGACGGAAATACAACCACAAGTATATTATCATTTGTGGCAACGAAAGCAGATGCTGGCAAACATTTGTCATGCCGGGCTGAGAATTTAGTTATTGGAAGCGGATCGATGGAGGATGGATGGACATTAGAAATACGAT ATGTTCCAgagacacagattcaactaggTACCTCACTCAATCCAGGAGCTATTCGAGAAGGTACAGATGTATATTTCGATTGTTTGATTAAAGCAGAACCGGCTGTTTACAAGGTTGAGTGGCGGCATCAG GGAAAGGCTTTGCATCATAATATTGGATCAGGAATCATAATTAGCAATCAAAGCTTGGTTCTTCAAGGCGTTGATCGAAAGAGTGCTGGTAACTACACTTGCGTTGCATACAATAGCGAAGGCGATGGCGAAAGCAACCCATTTTACCTAAATGTCATGT ttgcTCCAACTTGTAAGCCGAATCAAACGAGAGTGCACGGTGTAGCAAAACAAGAGAAGGCCAACATATCCTGTCAAGTTGATGCAAATCCCCCTGAAGTACAGTTTCGTTGGACTTTCAACAATTCAGCAGAGAGCATTGATGTTGCAGCTGGACATATAGCCAGAGCTGGCACTTTGTCCATAGTTTCCTACACCCCAATGACAGAATTAGATTACGGAACGCTTCTGTGCTGGGCTACTAATCGCGTCGGAAGCCAACGAGTTCCTTGTGTCTACCACATTATTGCTGCAG GACGTCCGGACATGGTACACAACTGCACTACATCCAACACATCGACAAATTCTTTCTCTGTGCGTTGTGCAGAAGGTTTCAACGGAGGCCTACAACAATCTTTTCTACTCGAAGTGCGAGAAAGTAATAGTCAAGATTTACGCGCAAATTTGTCATCTGTTGTGCCCCGATTTAGTGTCACTGACTTGGAGTCAGGTGTACTTTATCAAGCATGCATATATGCTTACAATGACAAAGGTCGAAGTGAAGCGATGGTAGTTCAAGCTGGTACATTGAGACTTCCCGAAAAGCAATTGACATCTGAATCAG ATCGGCCACATCAACATATAAAGTTAACGCCGATGCTCAGTGTTATGATCGGAGTAGTGGCAGCGTTGGTTATTGTGGCTATTGTTGTCATGGTTGTTCTGCGCATTCAACACGCAAATGTAGAAACTGATGGAAAATCACACACGGAGGTGTACAGCAAGGCAAATAAAACAGTCACCATCCAGCGTGAATTAAGATTGCGAGATGGGAATAGTTTGTTAAAGGATGAAAAACATAGCGGGAGTCCGTTTAGAAAATTGGATACAGCAGGAGAGTTTCTTGACAACGATGACAAGAATCCAGACATCATACCTCAACAAATCAATG GTGATGAACCATCGGATTATCTGAGGAAGAGACGACTTATATCAACAATAGAAACTTCCCCGTCACGAAATTTAATGGACCATCCAGCAGTAGTAGCAATTAGTGGACAAAGTAACTATGTTGGGTATTGTACAATACGTAACGGAATGCCACTCCACGATCTTTCAAATTTGTCATCAAAGCACAAAACT TTTCAGCCAATAGTCAGCGAAGTCTATGGTACCGGTGTATGCACGCTGCCCAGACAATATTGGCCAAACGCCGAAGGTGTTCAGTCTATGACGATGAGCCCTCCAGTTCTGTATGCTGGTCTAGGAATGGTGAGTCACCCTACTCCTAGTACTACGCTTCTGCCAAAGGATGTAGAATCCCGAGTCGCTGCTCAGTGTTGTCTTCAATCACAGCAAGAAGCAATAACAAATACGCCATTGGTGTTATCTAAAAGAGAAAGTTCTGTGTGA